From a single bacterium genomic region:
- a CDS encoding ribonuclease J has translation MKKTKPTPPILDLPPRSDAVRVMALGGLGEIGMNCTLFEVNGELLMVDCGQRMPDEEMLGVDYVIPDMSYVEAHADQLRGIVLTHAHEDHVGALPYVLPELPNVPVYASRLTIAMLKEKLREHKLAPDFRELTPREVVRISENFEVEPISVTHSIIDALALAIRTPVGVIMHTGDYKIDPDPPDGIAFDHYAFARYAEEEEDGILLLLSDSTNVSRRGSCPSEREVIPGLEAIFRAAPETLIISTFASSLHRIQNVLNLAADYGRAVIAVGLNMERNIRIASQIGAIDIPCEYYDDPRQAKNIPRERRLILCTGSQGEAMSSLSRMSMGNHREIDVEEGDTVVLSARMIPGNENPIYRMINHLSRRGARVIHEKMSLIHVSGHAYRDDMKHLINLTDPRFFVPVHGEYRHLKEHCNLALEQGLDPEEVLLMEDGDCLELTAETAEILGKVPHGRVMVDGKGIGDIGEVVLRDRRYLSQDGMIVVILGVDRESGEILNGPEIITRGFLGEEEQEIGLERMKALVLEAYADLDPQTRTDQPELQAAVKRVLRRSIKKESHRFPVILPVVLEM, from the coding sequence ATGAAGAAGACGAAACCAACTCCTCCGATTCTCGACCTTCCCCCCAGATCCGATGCCGTTCGCGTGATGGCCCTGGGCGGCCTGGGCGAGATCGGCATGAACTGCACGCTTTTCGAGGTAAATGGCGAACTGCTGATGGTCGATTGCGGCCAGCGTATGCCCGACGAAGAAATGCTCGGGGTCGATTACGTGATACCCGATATGAGCTACGTCGAGGCCCACGCCGATCAGCTCCGCGGCATTGTCCTGACCCACGCTCACGAAGACCACGTCGGCGCCCTGCCCTACGTCCTGCCGGAATTGCCGAACGTGCCCGTTTACGCAAGCCGACTGACCATTGCGATGCTCAAGGAGAAGCTCCGCGAGCACAAGCTTGCTCCCGACTTCCGTGAGCTTACCCCCCGTGAAGTCGTACGCATTTCCGAAAACTTCGAGGTCGAGCCGATCTCCGTGACGCACTCGATCATCGATGCGCTGGCGCTTGCGATTCGCACGCCCGTTGGCGTGATCATGCATACCGGCGATTACAAGATCGATCCCGATCCGCCGGACGGTATCGCGTTCGATCACTATGCCTTCGCGCGCTATGCCGAAGAAGAGGAAGACGGCATTCTCCTCCTCCTCAGCGACTCGACGAACGTCAGCCGCCGAGGCTCCTGTCCGTCCGAGCGCGAAGTCATCCCCGGCCTGGAAGCGATTTTCCGTGCCGCGCCGGAGACATTGATTATCTCGACCTTCGCCTCATCGCTGCACCGCATCCAAAATGTCCTGAACCTGGCGGCAGACTATGGGAGAGCCGTGATCGCAGTCGGCCTCAACATGGAGCGCAATATCCGCATCGCCTCCCAGATCGGCGCGATCGATATCCCGTGCGAGTACTACGACGATCCGCGCCAGGCGAAGAACATCCCGCGCGAACGTCGCCTGATCCTCTGCACCGGCAGCCAGGGCGAGGCGATGTCGTCGTTGTCTCGCATGTCGATGGGCAACCATCGCGAAATCGACGTGGAGGAAGGCGATACCGTCGTTCTCTCCGCCCGCATGATCCCTGGAAACGAAAATCCGATCTATCGCATGATCAACCATTTGTCGCGCCGAGGAGCTCGCGTCATCCACGAGAAGATGTCCCTCATCCACGTGTCCGGCCACGCCTACCGTGACGACATGAAGCATCTGATCAACCTGACCGATCCGCGCTTTTTCGTGCCCGTTCACGGCGAGTACCGTCACTTGAAGGAGCACTGCAATCTGGCGCTCGAGCAGGGACTCGATCCCGAGGAAGTGCTCTTGATGGAAGACGGCGATTGCCTCGAGCTGACCGCCGAGACGGCGGAGATCCTTGGCAAGGTTCCTCACGGACGCGTGATGGTGGACGGCAAGGGAATCGGCGACATTGGCGAAGTGGTGCTCCGCGACCGCCGGTACCTCTCGCAGGATGGCATGATCGTCGTCATTCTTGGCGTCGATCGCGAAAGCGGCGAAATCCTGAACGGTCCGGAGATCATCACCCGCGGTTTCCTGGGTGAGGAAGAACAGGAGATCGGGCTCGAACGAATGAAGGCTCTCGTGCTCGAGGCCTATGCCGATCTGGATCCCCAGACCCGGACCGATCAGCCCGAGTTGCAGGCCGCCGTGAAGCGTGTTCTGCGCCGTTCGATCAAGAAGGAAAGCCATCGTTTCCCGGTCATTCTGCCTGTCGTCCTCGAGATGTAA
- a CDS encoding (deoxy)nucleoside triphosphate pyrophosphohydrolase codes for MTANHQHMVVVAAMIERDGKLLLNQRPPGGWGAGKWEFPGGKVDRDEDPRDALVRECREELGVEVRIGKAYDILSHKYDYGTVILLFFETEVLKGEPRQLEGGQIDWAGPDTILDYDWLPADRPLVEQWVEERRAK; via the coding sequence ATGACAGCAAACCACCAACATATGGTCGTGGTTGCTGCCATGATCGAGCGCGATGGCAAGTTGCTCCTGAACCAGCGTCCGCCCGGCGGCTGGGGAGCCGGCAAGTGGGAATTCCCGGGCGGCAAAGTCGATCGCGACGAAGACCCGCGCGATGCACTCGTGCGCGAGTGTCGCGAGGAACTCGGCGTCGAGGTTCGTATCGGGAAAGCCTACGACATCCTTTCCCACAAGTACGACTACGGCACGGTGATCCTGCTCTTCTTCGAAACGGAAGTCCTCAAGGGCGAGCCGCGTCAACTCGAAGGCGGCCAGATCGACTGGGCCGGACCGGATACGATCCTGGACTACGATTGGCTGCCGGCGGACAGGCCGCTGGTCGAGCAATGGGTCGAGGAGCGCCGCGCAAAATGA